Proteins from a single region of Planktothrix tepida PCC 9214:
- a CDS encoding recombinase family protein translates to MAIYAYLRVSSDKQDVHNQRHGILEYANTHALSPIQFIEDTISGREKWLERGVGQLLNQTAQESDVVIFSEVSRMARSTLQVLEMLECCARRGINVHIAKQGMVLDDSMQSRITATVLGLAAEIERELIVLRTTEALAKRKAEGKTLGRPKGRQSAHLKLDTREAEIRSYLAKGISKRSIAKLVDCSPSTLYDWLSRKHLHPRPDKLVEKS, encoded by the coding sequence ATGGCTATTTATGCTTATCTGAGAGTCTCCAGTGACAAACAAGATGTACACAACCAACGACATGGCATTCTAGAATATGCCAACACCCATGCCTTGAGTCCCATCCAGTTTATAGAGGACACAATTTCTGGACGGGAGAAATGGTTAGAGCGAGGTGTAGGACAACTACTCAATCAAACAGCACAAGAATCCGATGTCGTCATTTTTTCAGAAGTGAGTCGGATGGCACGCTCTACCCTACAAGTATTAGAAATGCTGGAGTGTTGCGCGCGTCGAGGAATCAACGTCCATATCGCCAAACAAGGGATGGTACTGGATGACTCAATGCAAAGTCGAATTACAGCAACGGTTTTAGGCTTGGCAGCAGAAATCGAACGGGAATTGATTGTACTGAGAACAACCGAAGCTCTAGCCAAACGGAAAGCTGAAGGAAAAACGTTGGGACGACCTAAAGGACGACAATCTGCACATTTAAAACTGGACACAAGGGAAGCAGAAATTCGCAGTTATCTAGCCAAAGGGATTAGCAAACGCTCAATTGCCAAACTGGTCGATTGTTCACCTTCGACTCTCTACGATTGGTTGTCACGTAAACATCTCCACCCACGCCCCGATAAATTAGTGGAGAAATCATAG
- a CDS encoding DDE-type integrase/transposase/recombinase encodes MPIDAIVDLRRRLDQLPPRSPSRRVLVQEIAQLYGISEDTVYRTLREGNGIRPVRRADCDVPRVIPKATLERYCEIIAALKIRTSNRKGRHLSTVQAIRLLEEDGINTPDGHVTVPVGLLKPTTVNRYLNKWGYDRNTLLRQPPAVRFQAEQSNQCWHFDLSPSDLKHVKAPAFIEPGRGHPLLMLYSVVDDRSGVAYQEYHAVYGEDVEAALRFMFAAMSPKKETDFPFQGIPQMLYMDNGPIAKSLVFQKVMGYLGIEVRTHLPNGKDGRRVTARSKGKVERPFRTVKEMHETLYHLHEPETEAEANAWLMKFLLHYNSRPHRSEPHSRMEDWVSHLPEFGIRQMCNWERFCTFARSPERRKVGIDARVTVEGVAYEVEPDLAGETVVLWWGLFDNELYVEHGERRYGPFLPVDGPIPLHRYRSFKKTRTQKRAERIESLAKQLSLPNSVIGKDNPSDLVGSTTELKVQPFVDPNPFQELTFSTVIAAKLAIADYLARPLAKLTPEQMAYIDAVLLATLNKQEVMKQIRDFFNPITGTSHVE; translated from the coding sequence ATACCAATTGATGCCATCGTAGACCTGCGTCGTCGCTTAGACCAACTCCCACCGCGCAGTCCATCCCGTCGGGTATTAGTCCAAGAAATAGCGCAACTGTATGGCATTTCCGAAGATACAGTGTATCGAACACTGCGAGAAGGCAATGGAATTCGCCCAGTACGTCGCGCTGATTGTGATGTCCCGCGTGTAATTCCCAAAGCCACTCTGGAGCGATATTGCGAAATCATTGCTGCCCTTAAAATACGCACATCTAACCGTAAAGGTCGCCATTTATCGACCGTGCAAGCCATTCGCTTATTGGAAGAAGATGGCATCAACACACCAGATGGTCATGTCACCGTCCCAGTCGGTTTGCTCAAACCCACCACCGTCAATCGTTATCTCAACAAATGGGGCTACGACCGCAATACCCTGCTGCGACAACCACCTGCTGTTCGCTTTCAGGCAGAACAGAGCAATCAATGTTGGCATTTTGACCTGAGTCCATCCGACCTCAAGCACGTAAAAGCACCAGCCTTTATAGAACCGGGGCGGGGGCATCCCTTGTTAATGCTTTATAGTGTCGTGGATGACCGAAGTGGTGTGGCATACCAAGAATATCACGCTGTTTACGGTGAGGATGTGGAAGCAGCACTGCGGTTTATGTTTGCTGCCATGTCACCTAAAAAAGAGACAGACTTTCCCTTTCAAGGCATTCCCCAAATGCTGTACATGGACAATGGCCCCATTGCTAAGAGCTTGGTGTTTCAAAAAGTTATGGGTTATTTGGGGATTGAAGTCCGTACCCATTTACCGAATGGCAAGGATGGACGACGGGTAACGGCTCGTTCTAAAGGGAAGGTGGAACGACCGTTTCGCACTGTGAAAGAAATGCACGAAACTCTCTACCACCTACATGAACCGGAGACCGAAGCTGAAGCCAATGCTTGGTTGATGAAGTTTTTGCTCCATTACAATAGCCGACCTCATCGCAGCGAACCTCATTCCCGGATGGAAGACTGGGTGAGCCATTTACCTGAGTTCGGCATCCGTCAAATGTGTAATTGGGAGCGTTTTTGTACATTCGCACGTTCACCCGAACGTCGCAAAGTCGGCATCGATGCTCGCGTTACGGTTGAGGGGGTGGCTTATGAGGTAGAGCCTGATTTGGCTGGAGAAACTGTTGTTCTGTGGTGGGGCTTGTTCGATAACGAACTGTACGTAGAACATGGTGAACGTCGCTATGGGCCGTTTCTCCCCGTAGATGGCCCAATTCCCCTACATCGCTACCGTAGTTTCAAGAAAACACGAACACAGAAACGGGCGGAGCGGATTGAATCTTTAGCTAAACAGTTATCTTTACCAAACTCTGTCATTGGTAAAGACAACCCGTCTGATTTGGTGGGTAGTACAACCGAATTGAAAGTGCAGCCTTTTGTTGACCCTAACCCATTTCAAGAACTGACATTCAGCACGGTAATTGCAGCCAAATTAGCCATCGCTGATTATTTGGCCCGTCCATTAGCCAAACTCACTCCTGAACAGATGGCTTATATTGATGCGGTTCTCCTCGCTACTCTCAATAAGCAGGAGGTCATGAAACAAATTCGAGATTTTTTTAACCCCATTACAGGTACAAGCCATGTTGAGTGA
- a CDS encoding AAA family ATPase, with amino-acid sequence MTYFGLKRTLDHVGYFETTEQTNLFKELKPQIRQGRLIAITGVVGCGKTTTLQRLQLELSSEKDIIISRCLALDKDKVNVGVLMSALFLDLSTEKDAKPPTHPELRERKLLALIQKRRKPIVLFVDEAHDIHHSTLVKIKRLIELG; translated from the coding sequence ATGACTTATTTTGGTCTCAAACGTACCTTAGATCATGTGGGATATTTTGAGACAACTGAGCAGACCAATCTATTCAAAGAACTGAAACCCCAAATTAGGCAAGGTCGTTTGATTGCGATAACAGGTGTTGTTGGTTGTGGTAAAACAACGACTTTACAACGACTGCAATTGGAATTGTCCTCCGAAAAAGACATCATTATTTCTCGTTGCCTTGCCCTTGACAAAGATAAGGTCAACGTTGGGGTTTTGATGAGTGCTTTGTTTTTGGATTTAAGCACAGAAAAGGATGCTAAACCCCCGACTCACCCAGAACTTAGAGAACGAAAATTGTTGGCTTTAATTCAAAAACGCCGTAAACCTATAGTGCTTTTTGTCGATGAAGCTCATGATATTCATCACAGTACGTTAGTCAAAATTAAGCGTTTAATTGAATTGGGTTGA
- a CDS encoding RAMP superfamily CRISPR-associated protein, with product MQFATGSSIRGRFRLEMRLARQQWLETQVKNREEKIPPTFSFRNAQGQEITQTKLEWLERKAKELKINVPLEKDENIWYGHEAVEGETDSTTESLVKFEYASIVWIPVFCPGQPIVWVSCPKLLKRYKRIAGNTITTDPPLPYTSSKTLTALTLDGVQKLFFNFGFLTIENPQQDLSVWFPLGEQLPAVVVADNEIAMIHDMALYRQSRAALEKDEKRVKNFFNTEALPEGTILVFPIAIREVSNGNGTAKEWKPFGETKKTEIYLGGLESIGFGHCEITLKGV from the coding sequence TTGCAGTTCGCTACAGGTAGTTCCATTCGAGGGCGATTCCGATTAGAAATGCGTCTAGCTCGCCAGCAATGGCTAGAAACACAGGTAAAAAACAGGGAAGAGAAAATTCCTCCAACCTTTAGTTTTAGAAATGCACAAGGTCAGGAAATAACACAAACAAAATTAGAATGGTTAGAACGCAAAGCAAAAGAATTAAAGATTAATGTACCCTTAGAAAAAGATGAAAACATTTGGTATGGGCATGAAGCCGTTGAAGGAGAAACTGATAGCACCACTGAATCGCTCGTGAAGTTTGAATATGCTTCAATTGTGTGGATTCCAGTTTTTTGCCCAGGGCAACCGATTGTTTGGGTGAGTTGTCCAAAGTTACTCAAACGATACAAGCGAATCGCTGGCAACACAATAACAACCGATCCTCCACTGCCCTACACCAGTTCCAAAACATTAACGGCCTTAACATTGGATGGGGTTCAGAAATTATTTTTCAACTTTGGGTTTCTGACAATTGAGAATCCCCAACAAGATTTATCAGTTTGGTTTCCTTTGGGGGAGCAGCTTCCCGCAGTTGTTGTAGCAGATAACGAAATTGCCATGATTCATGATATGGCACTTTATCGTCAAAGTCGTGCTGCGCTTGAGAAAGATGAGAAGCGAGTTAAAAATTTCTTCAACACTGAAGCCTTACCAGAAGGGACAATCTTAGTTTTCCCAATAGCTATTCGAGAAGTCAGCAATGGCAATGGAACTGCTAAGGAATGGAAGCCCTTTGGTGAAACAAAAAAAACAGAAATTTACCTGGGAGGTTTGGAATCTATTGGCTTTGGTCACTGCGAGATTACGTTAAAAGGAGTTTAG
- a CDS encoding Tn3 family transposase — MATRELLSPAQRLQFTEIPHFITPRDLARYYTFSNDELRVIKQRRRPHNRLGFAVQLCYLRFPGRVWSLGEIVPESVLFYIASQLKLDPTIIREYSQRDTTRREHLADIQQEFGFLAFNTSIYKQLSKWLLPFALSSDQGMALVGALIDEMRFRKIIIPAISTVERLAWEVRHRAQKLVCVELTKNLTQLQKIALDKLLVVAPDQKLTELIWLRQPPGQANPRNFLKVVERLEFIRRLALDSGCLKRVHPNRLLQFTKIGAKSTPAHLSRLDELRRYAILVAFLIEWSASLVDYAIEMHDKMMGKLFNKSEHQHGDKFQRDGKAINEKVRLYAQIGKALISAREESDDAYQAIESVLAWSQFISSVAEAEKLARPADFDYLELLTHRYSQLRRYTPKLLETFEFKAVSASLSVIKALEVIKELNSSGRRNVPETADISFVKPRWSKHVIKGNTIDRHYYEMCALAELRSGLRSGDIWVVGSKQFQDFEDYLLTDSAWQSMSSSQTIPLAVTTDFTTYIEQRSVELTSQLAIVSSLMAENKLVDVRIENERLVITPLTNAVPKQVDEFSRKLYALLPRIKLTDLLVEVDSWTHFTRHFTHLHSGAEVEERVVLLSALLADGINLGLTRMADAIQGMSFERLAWVADWYIRDETYSKALAEVVNFHTQIPFAAYWGDGTTSSSDGQRFKAGGHRSLNEEINAKYGKDRSVVFYTHISDQYVPFHVKVINATVRDATYVLDGLLYHESDLQIQEHYTDTSGYTEQVFAMCHLLGFKFAPRMRDLPDKKLYTFESTSSDEVLSPLLGGKINVKLISESWDEILRLASSIRTGTVTASLMLRKLASYPRQNRLALALRELGRIERTLFTLEWLQSPELRRRATAGLNKGEAKHTLKRAVFFNRLGEVRDRSYEDQFYRASGLNLVVAAIVLWNTVYLEKAVDYLKQQGVDIPEEYLQHLSPLGWEHINLTGDYVWNLKQASGFDNLRPLRVKENRYR, encoded by the coding sequence TTGGCAACTCGTGAACTTTTATCTCCAGCACAGCGGCTACAATTTACGGAAATTCCCCATTTTATCACCCCAAGAGATCTAGCTCGCTACTATACTTTTAGCAATGACGAACTCCGGGTTATAAAGCAGCGACGTAGACCACACAATCGGCTTGGTTTCGCTGTACAATTGTGTTATCTACGCTTCCCGGGGCGGGTTTGGAGTTTAGGAGAAATAGTACCGGAATCTGTACTTTTTTATATCGCATCTCAATTAAAACTTGACCCAACAATCATCAGAGAATATTCTCAAAGAGATACAACTCGACGCGAACATTTGGCAGATATTCAACAGGAATTTGGATTTCTGGCTTTTAATACCTCTATCTACAAACAACTCTCAAAATGGTTATTACCTTTTGCCCTATCTTCAGATCAAGGGATGGCACTTGTCGGAGCATTAATTGATGAGATGCGCTTCCGTAAAATCATTATTCCAGCTATTTCTACGGTAGAGCGTTTAGCCTGGGAAGTCAGGCATCGCGCTCAAAAATTAGTATGTGTTGAGTTGACTAAAAATTTGACACAATTACAAAAGATAGCACTGGATAAGTTATTAGTTGTAGCCCCAGATCAAAAGCTGACTGAATTAATTTGGCTACGTCAACCACCAGGTCAAGCTAATCCGAGAAACTTTTTAAAAGTTGTGGAACGCCTGGAATTTATTCGCCGTCTTGCTCTCGACTCTGGATGTTTAAAACGAGTACACCCAAATCGGCTACTACAATTTACAAAAATTGGTGCCAAGTCTACGCCTGCTCATTTATCTAGGTTAGATGAATTGAGACGCTATGCTATTTTAGTTGCTTTCCTAATTGAATGGAGTGCATCCTTGGTTGATTATGCCATAGAAATGCACGATAAAATGATGGGTAAATTGTTTAACAAAAGCGAGCATCAGCATGGCGATAAGTTTCAACGGGATGGGAAAGCAATTAATGAAAAAGTCAGATTATATGCTCAAATCGGCAAGGCGTTAATCTCAGCTAGAGAAGAGTCTGATGATGCTTATCAAGCCATTGAATCGGTATTAGCTTGGTCACAGTTTATTAGTAGTGTTGCCGAAGCTGAAAAGTTAGCTAGACCCGCAGATTTTGATTATCTTGAACTGCTCACTCACCGTTATTCACAGTTGCGAAGATATACACCTAAGTTGTTAGAGACGTTTGAATTTAAAGCTGTTTCGGCTAGTTTGTCGGTAATAAAAGCTTTGGAAGTGATTAAAGAATTAAATAGCTCGGGTCGCAGGAATGTGCCGGAAACTGCGGACATAAGTTTTGTAAAACCGCGTTGGTCAAAGCACGTCATTAAGGGCAATACTATTGACCGTCACTACTATGAGATGTGTGCTTTGGCTGAGTTACGCAGTGGTTTACGTTCTGGGGATATTTGGGTAGTCGGCTCAAAACAGTTCCAAGATTTTGAAGATTATCTATTAACGGATAGTGCATGGCAGTCAATGAGTTCTTCTCAGACAATACCTCTGGCAGTAACGACGGATTTCACTACTTATATTGAACAACGCTCAGTGGAATTGACCTCACAATTAGCAATTGTTTCTTCTTTGATGGCAGAAAATAAGTTGGTAGATGTTAGAATAGAAAACGAGCGGTTAGTTATTACTCCCCTGACTAATGCTGTCCCGAAGCAGGTTGATGAATTTAGTAGAAAACTTTATGCTTTACTGCCTAGAATTAAGCTGACTGATTTGTTGGTGGAAGTTGATTCTTGGACGCATTTTACTAGGCATTTTACGCATTTACATTCAGGAGCAGAAGTAGAAGAACGGGTTGTTTTGTTGAGTGCGCTACTGGCTGATGGGATTAATCTGGGTTTAACGAGAATGGCAGATGCGATTCAAGGAATGTCTTTTGAACGTTTAGCTTGGGTGGCAGATTGGTATATTCGAGATGAGACTTATTCTAAGGCTTTAGCAGAAGTTGTAAATTTTCACACACAAATACCTTTTGCTGCTTATTGGGGTGATGGGACAACTTCTTCTTCTGATGGTCAGCGATTTAAAGCGGGTGGACATCGCAGTTTGAATGAGGAAATTAATGCCAAGTATGGTAAGGATAGAAGTGTAGTTTTTTACACGCATATTTCTGACCAATATGTGCCTTTTCATGTCAAGGTTATTAATGCAACGGTCAGGGATGCTACTTATGTTTTAGATGGTTTGCTTTATCATGAAAGTGATTTGCAGATTCAGGAGCATTATACAGATACAAGCGGCTATACTGAGCAGGTGTTTGCTATGTGCCATCTGTTGGGGTTTAAATTTGCTCCACGAATGCGCGATTTACCTGATAAGAAACTTTACACTTTTGAGTCTACTTCTTCTGATGAGGTTTTATCACCTCTGTTAGGCGGGAAGATTAATGTGAAATTGATTTCTGAGTCTTGGGATGAGATTCTTCGGCTTGCTAGTTCGATTCGCACGGGGACGGTAACGGCTTCTTTGATGTTGCGGAAATTGGCTTCTTATCCTCGCCAGAATCGTTTAGCTTTGGCTTTGCGGGAGTTGGGGAGAATTGAGCGAACTTTGTTTACTTTGGAATGGTTGCAGAGTCCTGAATTACGACGAAGGGCGACTGCGGGGCTAAACAAGGGTGAGGCAAAACATACTCTCAAAAGGGCGGTATTTTTTAATCGTCTGGGTGAGGTGCGCGACCGCTCTTATGAAGATCAATTTTATCGTGCCAGTGGGTTAAATTTGGTGGTGGCGGCGATAGTTTTATGGAATACGGTGTACTTAGAAAAAGCTGTTGATTATTTGAAACAACAGGGTGTGGATATTCCTGAAGAATATTTGCAACATTTGTCACCGTTGGGTTGGGAGCATATTAATCTTACAGGTGATTATGTTTGGAATCTAAAGCAGGCAAGCGGTTTTGACAACTTACGCCCTTTGCGGGTGAAAGAAAATAGGTATCGCTGA
- a CDS encoding double zinc ribbon domain-containing protein has product MVVTEENLLPKGDEALADYIRRLRIKQNFTQKELSLKAQIHIQTIRKIEGGQTSRVNQKAKSGLASALGIPAEYLDAATKKVPLETITTFKFCPKCWTAGTTPDQMWTDLRSKYCFACGTALRNRCISCDEPIMSLKFKFCPYCGVNYKFSPN; this is encoded by the coding sequence ATGGTAGTAACAGAAGAAAATCTACTTCCCAAGGGAGATGAAGCCTTAGCTGATTACATCCGCCGATTGCGAATCAAGCAGAACTTCACCCAAAAAGAGTTGAGCTTAAAAGCACAAATACACATTCAGACCATCCGCAAAATAGAAGGTGGACAAACTTCAAGAGTCAATCAAAAAGCTAAAAGCGGTTTAGCCTCTGCGTTGGGAATACCAGCGGAATATTTGGATGCAGCCACGAAGAAAGTCCCTCTAGAAACAATAACTACATTTAAGTTTTGCCCAAAATGTTGGACAGCCGGGACTACCCCTGACCAAATGTGGACTGATTTACGGTCGAAATATTGCTTTGCTTGTGGTACAGCCTTACGAAACCGTTGTATTAGTTGTGACGAACCAATTATGTCGCTGAAATTCAAATTTTGTCCTTACTGTGGTGTCAACTACAAATTTTCACCCAACTAA
- a CDS encoding tyrosine-type recombinase/integrase: MITLADLATRFLDRQGLAKSTLRSYQSTLIPLLKEYGRWSIEIINRQVLLEYLNHLTNISYTTHHRHQAVITALFNFAVDMGYLKSNPIAGLTRRKPNREQGEHATNETVRYLTPNQLSILYHVIKKDVRLSALVRLLHSSGARIAEILALNLEQIDFKARKFQVIGKGNKQRWCFYSEFVQLSLNHYITYYRHLTHPALFTAQQPKTGVVSRLSYRMAHKSWTSLIGNIPELQGVRLHDLRHTFATERVGLMGIEELRALMGHDSIQTTLRYQKVTPQRAEKVAQMAFSSLPNFSE, from the coding sequence ATGATTACTTTAGCGGATTTAGCTACAAGGTTTTTAGATCGACAGGGACTAGCTAAAAGCACTCTGCGTTCATATCAATCTACCTTAATCCCGTTGCTCAAAGAATACGGTAGATGGTCGATAGAAATCATCAATAGACAAGTTTTGTTGGAATATCTTAATCATTTAACTAATATTTCCTATACTACGCACCACCGTCATCAAGCTGTAATCACGGCTTTGTTCAATTTTGCTGTTGATATGGGATATCTCAAATCTAATCCGATTGCTGGATTAACAAGACGTAAGCCGAACCGAGAGCAAGGAGAACACGCTACAAACGAGACTGTACGCTATCTTACGCCCAACCAATTAAGTATTCTGTATCATGTCATCAAAAAAGATGTGCGGTTGTCTGCGTTGGTGCGTTTGTTACATAGTAGTGGTGCTAGGATTGCTGAGATACTGGCTTTAAATTTAGAGCAAATAGACTTCAAAGCTAGGAAATTTCAAGTTATTGGCAAAGGTAATAAGCAACGGTGGTGTTTTTATAGTGAATTTGTGCAACTAAGTCTGAATCACTACATCACATATTACAGACATCTAACCCATCCAGCTTTGTTTACTGCTCAACAGCCCAAAACTGGGGTTGTCTCCCGTCTTTCTTACCGTATGGCGCATAAATCCTGGACAAGTTTGATTGGGAATATTCCAGAGCTTCAGGGGGTGAGACTTCATGATTTAAGACACACTTTTGCTACAGAACGGGTGGGACTGATGGGAATTGAAGAACTTAGGGCTTTGATGGGACATGACAGCATTCAGACAACGTTACGGTATCAAAAAGTAACGCCACAACGGGCTGAGAAAGTAGCACAAATGGCGTTTAGTAGTTTGCCAAATTTTTCCGAATAA
- a CDS encoding CHAT domain-containing protein has translation MSASLFLGHIASHGNFKTDTPDDSSAIMLDYNEHLTLDDFLNTKIESHIQKTRPAFVFNSCHSGRQSWALRGLGGWPNHLIGMGAGLFLAPLWPVSDSCALQFAKQFYQELLRGKTVAEAMLSSRLAIKDVSQGDSSWLAYSVYAHPNAKVKIIQTGSSEKPDF, from the coding sequence GTGTCAGCTTCGCTATTTCTAGGCCATATAGCCTCTCATGGCAATTTTAAAACAGATACGCCAGATGATTCTTCTGCTATCATGTTAGACTATAACGAACATCTGACTTTAGATGATTTTCTCAATACAAAAATTGAAAGCCATATCCAAAAAACACGACCTGCATTTGTCTTTAACTCTTGTCATAGTGGTCGCCAATCTTGGGCTTTAAGAGGATTAGGCGGATGGCCAAATCATTTAATTGGGATGGGTGCAGGTTTATTTTTAGCACCATTATGGCCTGTTAGTGATAGTTGTGCCTTACAATTCGCAAAACAGTTTTATCAGGAGTTATTGAGGGGTAAAACTGTTGCTGAGGCGATGTTATCTAGCCGTCTAGCGATTAAAGATGTCTCTCAAGGTGATTCGAGTTGGTTAGCGTATAGTGTTTATGCTCATCCTAATGCAAAAGTGAAGATTATCCAAACTGGTTCTTCTGAAAAACCAGATTTCTGA